The following coding sequences lie in one Panicum virgatum strain AP13 chromosome 6N, P.virgatum_v5, whole genome shotgun sequence genomic window:
- the LOC120677737 gene encoding NADH dehydrogenase [ubiquinone] iron-sulfur protein 5-B-like — MASGWGINGNKGRCYDFWLEFSECMSRCRQPSDCGLLREDYLECLHHSKEFQRRNRIYKEEQRQIRAAARKAKEEAEGAPAVAAHH; from the exons ATGGCGTCTGGGTGGGGCATCAACGGGAACAAGGGCCGCTGCTACGACTTCTGGCTGGAGTTCAGCGAGTGCATGAGCCGCTGCCGCCAGCCCTCCGACTGCGGCCTCCTCCGCGAGGACTACCTCGAGTGCCTCCACCACTCCAAGGAG TTCCAGCGCAGGAACAGGATCTACAAGGAGGAGCAACGTCAGATCAGAGCTGCTGCTCGCAAGGCCAAGGAGGAGGCTGAAGGAGCCCCTGCTGTTGCAGCTCACCATTAG